A genomic segment from Nicotiana tabacum cultivar K326 chromosome 9, ASM71507v2, whole genome shotgun sequence encodes:
- the LOC142164264 gene encoding secreted RxLR effector protein 161-like has translation MEPLSDPASYRRMVGKLNYLTVTRPDISYHVNVVNQFMNSPCDSHWDAVVRIIRYIKSAPGKGLLFEDRGHEQIIGYSDADWAGSPSDRRSTSGYCVLVGGNLVSWKSKKQNIVARSSAEAEYRAMAMATCELVWTKQLLKELKFGEISRMELVCDNQVALHIASNPVFHERTKHIEIDCHFVREKILSGEIATKFVRSNDQLADIFTKSLIGPRIGYICNKLVTYDLYALA, from the coding sequence AtggagccgcttagcgatcctgcaagctataggcggatggttggaaaattaaattatctcacagtgactagacccgacATTTCTTATCATGTGAATGTTGTAAatcagtttatgaattctccatgtgatagtcattgggatgcagttgtccgcattattcgatatataaaatcggctccaggcaaagggttactctttgaggatcgaggtcatgagcagatcattggatactcagatgctgattgggcaggatcaccttctgatagacgttctacatctggatattgtgttttagtaggaggaaatttggtgtcctggaagagcaagaaacagaatatagttgctcggtctagtgcagaagcagaatatcgagcaatggctatggcaacatgtgagctagtctggaccaaacaattgctcaaggagttgaaatttggtgaaatcagtcggatggaacttgtgtgcgataatcaagttgcccttcatattgcatcaaatccggtgttccatgagagaactaaacacattgagattgattgtcacttcgtcagagaaaagatactttcaggagagattgctacaaagtttgtgaggtcgaatgatcaacttgcagatattttcaccaagtctctcattggtcctcgtattggttatatatgtaacaagctagttacatatgatttgtatgcacttgcttga